The Magnetospirillum sp. WYHS-4 region CGCCTTCGCCGACCTGGGCTTCGATGTGGACGTGGGCCCCTTGTTCCAGACCCCCGAGGAAGCGGCCCGCCAAGCCGTGGAGAACGACGTCCACGTGGTGGGCGTGTCGTCCCAGGCGGCCGGGCACAAGACCCTCGTGCCGGCCCTGATCGACGAACTGAGGAAGCAAGGCGCTCCCGACATTCAGGTGGTGGTGGGCGGCGTGGTGCCGGCCCAGGACTACGCGTTCCTGCACCAGAAGGGCGTGGCGGCGGTCTATGGCCCCGGCACCCACATCCCGACCGCCGCGGCCGAGGTGATGGAAATCCTGCGCCGACGGACCCGGCCGGCGTGACCGTCCGCCATCGGGCTCTGGCGGCGAGCTTGGCCCTCGTCCTGGCCACGAGCGGGACAGACGCCATGGAAAAGGCCTTGTCGGGTGGACCGCTGGTGGGAACCGACGCCTGGGCCATCCTTTCGCCGGCCCTGCCCGATCTGGACGGAAGGCCGCGCCGGATCGACGATTGGCGCGGCAAGGTCGTCGTTCTCGCCTTCATGGCGCCCTGGTGCCCGCCCTGCCACCCCGAGGCCCGCCATCTCGCCCGTCTTCAGGAACTTTACGGCCGGCGCAACCTCCAGGTGGTGGGGGTGGGCCTGGACGTGGCGGACAAATTGGCCGATTTTTCCCGGCGCCATGCCCTTCCCTACCCGATTCTGGTGGCGGGAGAGGAGGATGGAACCGGCTTCGGCATGGCCTGGGGGATGGCCCGTCGCCAAGTGCCCTATACGGTGGTGATCGGTACGGACGGCCGCGTCTTCCACGCCGAGTACGGCATCTTCACCGACGCCGCCTTCGAGGCCCTGGTCGAGCCGCTGCTGGCGGGACCGTAGCGGGCGCGAACTCCATTGTTCCGGCCCGCCGCTTCGTGATAGCCTGCGCCTATATTAGGGATTCGCGATATGCGAGGTCGGGCGTTGCAGGGAGCGGGGATTCTGGCATTGGCGCTCTTGGCGTCGAGTCCGGTCTTGGCCGATTCCGAACTACCCGATGCGCCATTTTCCTTCACCGCCGAGGCCTGCGATGCGGTACTCGCGCGCTGCATGACCCAGTGCGAGAAAGACAATCCGATGATCGCCGGCGACATGCTGTGCACCGGTTGCGGATTTTCCTGTTTCACGGCCCATAAGAAATGCCTTGCGAAGTCGTGGTACGAAAAGATGTTCGGCAAGCCAACGGTTCTTCGCGAAGGCAATTGAGCGCCGTCAGTCCTGCGGTGGACTCCGTCGCGCGGTTAGTGCTAACCCGGATTATTCACGGAAGTTCGCGGAGTTATTGGGCCGCCGGTCATCAAGGTGGCGGCTCGGCGTAGCGGCGCAAGCTGGGTCTTTTCGGTGGCCGATAATGGAATCGGAATCGATGCCCAGTACATGAGCCAGATCTTCACCGTCTTCCGCCGCCTTCACACGGCGGAAGATTTCCCCGGAACCGGCATGGGGCTGGCGCTCGGCAAGCACATTCTGGATCGCCACGGAGGACGCATCTGGGTGGAATCGAAGCCCGGCGAAGGCAGCGTCTTCTACTTCAGCCTGCCCGCCGCCGATCCGGAATAAGGAAGAGCCGCCCGCGCGGCGGATGCCGGACAAGAAGCGGGCCGCCGGTCGAAACCGGCGGCCCTTTTCCCGGGGGTCCATTCCCGCCCGATGCATGGGGTCTGGGGGGGCGGGATACGACCTCCTTCCCTCTCGCTACGTACCCAGGCATGGGTGGGAGTGGTACGTAGCGACGAGCAATTCCCCTGGTCCGCTCCATCAGCCGCCTGTGGCGGCCCGTGGCCTTGTCGATTAGCCCTCTTGGATCGGCTAACCAGGAATTTGAACGCATTCTATCGTCGACCGGGGCGCCTGTCTGTAGGCGAGAGGACATAAGCTATCCCCAAAGTCATAGGTAGCGACTGACCGAGTCGAACTAGGCGCTTCGTCACGGCATCGCATCCTCTCTCCCACCGTCCCGCCCCGGCCTTGACCGCCCGCTCCGGCGCGTTTACCTCTTGGGTATGGTCCTGTTCCGGCTGCCCCTGCTGCTGGTCCTGCTCGCCTCGCCCGCCCTGGCCGGGGGGGCGTTCCGCGATTGTCCACGCTGTCCCGAGATGGTTTCCATCCCCGCGGGCAGTTTCGTCATGGGCAGCGACAAGGGGGAGAAATACGAGACTCCCGCCCATCCGGTCTCCATCGCCAAGCCTTTCGCCATCGGCCGCTACGAGGTGACCTTCGATGAGTGGGAATACTGCGTCGAGGAAAAAGGCTGCTTCGAGGTGCCCGACGATCATCTCTGGGGGCGCGGCCGGCGGCCGATCATCAATCTCACTTTCGACGACATGGTGCGCTATACCCAGTGGCTGAAGCGCAAGACCGGCAAAGCCTATCGTCTACCCAGCGAGGCCGAGTGGGAATACGCGGCGCGCGGCGGAACGGCAACCGAATACTGGTGGGGCGACGCTATCGGCCAGGGCAACGCCAACTGCCGGGAGTGCGGCACCGAATGGAGCGGCAAGATGAGCGCGCCGGCGGGTGCCTTGCCGGCCAATCCCTTCGGGCTCCACGACACCGCCGGCAACGTCTGGGAGTACGTCCAGGATTGCTGGGTGCCCAGCCACCTGGGCGCCCCCGCCGACGGCTCGGCGCGCCTGAACGGCGACTGCCGCGAACGGGTGACCCGGGGCGGGTCCTGGTACTATTTCCCCAAGCTCTCCCGTTCCGCCTATCGCTACAAGAACGACGCCCGCATCAAGAGCTACAACATCGGCTTCCGGGTCCTGCGCGAGGAACCGTGATCCGCCCCCACCTGGCCTTCGACCCCGGCT contains the following coding sequences:
- a CDS encoding ATP-binding protein, whose product is MADNGIGIDAQYMSQIFTVFRRLHTAEDFPGTGMGLALGKHILDRHGGRIWVESKPGEGSVFYFSLPAADPE
- a CDS encoding TlpA family protein disulfide reductase, whose protein sequence is MTVRHRALAASLALVLATSGTDAMEKALSGGPLVGTDAWAILSPALPDLDGRPRRIDDWRGKVVVLAFMAPWCPPCHPEARHLARLQELYGRRNLQVVGVGLDVADKLADFSRRHALPYPILVAGEEDGTGFGMAWGMARRQVPYTVVIGTDGRVFHAEYGIFTDAAFEALVEPLLAGP
- a CDS encoding formylglycine-generating enzyme family protein; its protein translation is MVLFRLPLLLVLLASPALAGGAFRDCPRCPEMVSIPAGSFVMGSDKGEKYETPAHPVSIAKPFAIGRYEVTFDEWEYCVEEKGCFEVPDDHLWGRGRRPIINLTFDDMVRYTQWLKRKTGKAYRLPSEAEWEYAARGGTATEYWWGDAIGQGNANCRECGTEWSGKMSAPAGALPANPFGLHDTAGNVWEYVQDCWVPSHLGAPADGSARLNGDCRERVTRGGSWYYFPKLSRSAYRYKNDARIKSYNIGFRVLREEP